A single Pedobacter sp. PACM 27299 DNA region contains:
- a CDS encoding ankyrin repeat domain-containing protein, producing MIHNPQTTIHASRTGNIEVLQELIRLKADLNASDEKGYTPLIISCYNNQYDAVKLLIEHGAALNSQDLGGNTALMGVSFKGYLSIAELLIQNGANLNLQHGNGGTALMFAAMFGRNEVLKLLLSKGADKDILDFRGLSVLDHAAQQGNEEAIRIIEQA from the coding sequence ATGATTCATAATCCTCAGACTACCATTCATGCTTCCCGGACTGGAAATATTGAAGTATTGCAAGAATTAATTCGACTAAAAGCTGACCTGAATGCCAGCGATGAGAAAGGATATACCCCACTTATTATTTCTTGTTATAACAATCAATATGATGCAGTAAAGTTATTGATTGAACATGGTGCAGCGCTCAATTCGCAAGATCTTGGGGGTAATACCGCATTAATGGGCGTATCCTTTAAAGGATACCTTAGTATTGCTGAGCTGCTTATTCAAAATGGAGCAAACCTTAACCTACAGCATGGCAATGGTGGGACGGCCCTAATGTTCGCGGCCATGTTTGGCAGAAATGAGGTCTTAAAATTGTTATTAAGCAAAGGTGCTGATAAAGATATCCTCGATTTTCGTGGCTTATCGGTATTAGATCATGCTGCGCAGCAGGGAAATGAAGAAGCCATCAGAATCATAGAGCAAGCCTAG
- a CDS encoding ferritin-like domain-containing protein: protein MNVTEKSISVLNDLTEINNDRVAGFEKAIADIKDEHVDLKAIFQQYSSQSRKFSQELTAIVAANGEDIETGNSVAGTLHRAWIDVKSLFGGSDRASILSEAERGEDAIKAAYTLALEKGELTGEALATVSRQAQDIKAAHDAIKALRDAAKITS from the coding sequence ATGAATGTAACAGAAAAATCAATTTCGGTATTAAACGATCTTACAGAAATCAACAATGACCGTGTAGCGGGATTTGAAAAAGCAATTGCTGACATTAAAGACGAGCATGTAGATTTAAAAGCAATCTTTCAGCAGTATAGCAGCCAGAGCAGAAAATTCAGTCAGGAGCTTACCGCCATTGTCGCGGCCAATGGAGAAGATATAGAAACAGGTAACAGTGTTGCAGGAACTTTACATAGGGCCTGGATAGATGTAAAATCTCTTTTTGGCGGCAGCGACCGAGCGAGCATTCTTTCTGAAGCTGAGCGTGGCGAAGATGCGATTAAAGCGGCCTATACGCTGGCCCTTGAAAAAGGCGAGTTGACTGGCGAAGCTTTAGCAACAGTGAGCAGACAAGCACAGGATATTAAAGCTGCGCATGATGCCATTAAAGCTTTAAGAGACGCTGCAAAAATCACCAGCTAA
- a CDS encoding YihY/virulence factor BrkB family protein, with amino-acid sequence MKATKTERENFKGVWNILKATFNGFNDHKVTKLSGSLAYYTVFSMAPLLVVVISLCGIFLGQEAAQGQIYAQLAGFMGKETALQLQQIVANAALGEKDTLAFIIGLITLLIGATTVFADIQDSINTIWGLKAKPKRGWLKMLQNRFLSFSVIISLGFILLVSLAITTILDGFNTRLQARFSEVSVVVFYILNQLLTLGVISLIFGVIFRVLPDARIKWRDVLFGAVVTAILFMLGKFGISLYIGQSDVGSTYGAAGSLVILLLWTYYSAIILFVGAEFTKAYAVAYGSEIHPSQYAVTTKEIEVETGNNSIQENAEVPK; translated from the coding sequence ATGAAAGCAACGAAAACTGAAAGAGAAAACTTTAAAGGAGTTTGGAATATATTGAAAGCGACCTTTAATGGATTCAACGACCATAAGGTGACAAAGCTAAGTGGTTCATTGGCATATTATACAGTCTTTTCCATGGCTCCGCTGTTAGTCGTAGTGATCTCTCTATGTGGTATATTTCTTGGACAAGAAGCTGCTCAAGGTCAAATTTATGCGCAGCTTGCAGGTTTTATGGGTAAAGAAACAGCATTACAGTTACAGCAAATCGTTGCAAATGCAGCCTTAGGAGAAAAAGATACCCTGGCTTTTATCATAGGATTAATAACACTCTTAATCGGTGCAACTACCGTTTTTGCTGATATACAAGATTCTATAAATACCATTTGGGGCCTAAAAGCTAAACCCAAAAGAGGCTGGTTAAAAATGTTGCAAAATAGGTTTCTTTCCTTTTCTGTCATCATCAGTCTTGGATTTATCTTATTGGTGTCATTAGCCATCACCACTATACTGGATGGATTTAATACGCGTCTTCAAGCCAGGTTTTCTGAGGTTTCTGTCGTCGTTTTTTATATATTAAATCAATTGCTCACCCTGGGTGTAATCTCCCTTATTTTTGGGGTAATTTTTAGAGTACTCCCGGATGCCAGGATCAAATGGAGAGATGTATTGTTTGGCGCTGTGGTAACCGCGATTCTATTTATGCTGGGGAAATTTGGAATCTCCCTTTATATCGGACAGAGCGATGTGGGCAGTACCTATGGCGCGGCAGGTTCACTGGTCATTTTATTATTATGGACCTATTATTCAGCCATCATTTTATTTGTTGGCGCTGAATTTACTAAAGCTTATGCAGTAGCCTACGGCTCAGAAATCCATCCATCGCAATATGCAGTGACCACCAAGGAAATTGAAGTGGAAACGGGTAATAATTCCATTCAGGAAAATGCAGAAGTTCCTAAATAA
- a CDS encoding response regulator transcription factor, with protein MIQVILVEDHNVVRNGIRLLLETDSNINIVTEAAHGKQALAYLNAGGGADIILTDINMPEMDGISLLKEVKRTYPTVKIIMLSMHDNELYIKQAFQKGASGYLLKSVSMNELIFAIKHINSGGKYLGTELTMNLLDQKPVGSVNLVEKEGPKVEFSTREAEVLQFIAEGMTNLEMADKLFVSKRTIEGYRQAMIEKSGVRNTAALIKYAVVHGILKAS; from the coding sequence ATGATACAGGTCATTCTAGTTGAGGATCATAATGTGGTAAGAAACGGTATAAGGTTACTGCTGGAGACAGATAGTAATATAAATATTGTTACGGAGGCTGCTCATGGGAAACAAGCCTTAGCCTATTTAAATGCAGGGGGAGGAGCTGATATCATTCTGACAGATATTAATATGCCTGAAATGGATGGCATATCTTTATTGAAAGAGGTGAAAAGAACTTATCCAACTGTTAAAATCATCATGCTGTCTATGCACGACAATGAATTGTATATCAAACAGGCTTTTCAGAAGGGAGCATCCGGGTATTTATTAAAGAGTGTCAGCATGAATGAATTAATTTTTGCAATCAAACACATTAATAGTGGAGGCAAATATTTAGGAACGGAGTTAACCATGAACCTTTTAGATCAAAAACCTGTAGGTAGTGTCAATTTGGTAGAAAAGGAGGGGCCGAAGGTTGAATTCTCTACAAGAGAGGCGGAAGTTCTGCAATTCATAGCGGAAGGGATGACGAATCTGGAGATGGCAGATAAATTGTTCGTTAGTAAAAGAACAATAGAGGGCTATAGACAAGCAATGATTGAAAAGAGTGGGGTGAGGAATACAGCCGCTTTAATTAAATATGCAGTTGTACATGGCATCCTAAAAGCAAGCTGA
- a CDS encoding DUF1810 domain-containing protein, with protein MKSHNLERFLTVQKSAYQTALNELKAGKKQSDWMWYIFPQIQGLGFTETSKQYAIADLAEAADYLNHRVLGPRLLLLCQTLLELETNDAHRIFDSPDDLKLKSSMTLFSAVPGADPIFEKVLQKFYNGLKDHITIKIINLQG; from the coding sequence ATGAAGTCACACAACCTTGAAAGATTCCTTACTGTTCAAAAATCAGCTTATCAGACCGCATTAAATGAATTAAAAGCGGGAAAAAAACAGAGTGATTGGATGTGGTACATTTTCCCGCAAATCCAGGGTTTAGGTTTTACTGAAACCAGTAAACAATATGCAATTGCAGACTTAGCGGAGGCTGCTGATTATCTTAATCATCGGGTTTTGGGACCGAGACTCCTATTATTGTGTCAGACACTCCTTGAATTAGAGACTAATGATGCACATCGGATTTTTGACAGTCCAGATGATTTAAAGTTAAAATCAAGTATGACGTTATTTTCTGCGGTTCCCGGTGCGGATCCAATCTTCGAGAAAGTACTTCAGAAATTCTATAACGGACTAAAGGATCACATTACCATAAAAATCATCAACCTGCAAGGCTGA
- a CDS encoding winged helix-turn-helix transcriptional regulator has translation MRKETSTNAINEKQINDSCGMAYSLSVLGGRWKPAILCRLMHKTMRYSDLKNSIDQISERMLVSQLRELEADLVVRRTVYPVVPPRVEYELTELGLSMKPMLKAMSDWGNMHRTKVNPDADVVVSEF, from the coding sequence ATGAGAAAGGAAACTTCTACGAACGCTATTAATGAAAAACAGATCAATGACAGCTGCGGCATGGCTTACTCTTTATCGGTATTAGGGGGTCGATGGAAGCCCGCTATACTTTGCAGGCTCATGCACAAGACGATGCGATATAGTGATCTGAAAAATTCTATAGACCAGATTTCGGAGCGGATGCTGGTTTCTCAGCTGCGGGAACTGGAAGCTGACCTGGTAGTCAGGCGGACGGTTTACCCAGTAGTACCTCCAAGGGTAGAATATGAACTTACCGAACTCGGATTAAGTATGAAACCCATGCTCAAAGCGATGTCAGATTGGGGGAATATGCACCGGACAAAGGTGAATCCGGATGCGGATGTGGTGGTATCAGAATTTTAG
- a CDS encoding SDR family NAD(P)-dependent oxidoreductase — translation MRRLENKLAFITGGGRGMGADISRRLAEEGARVVLTYSKSKEKAEAVAAEINAKGGDASAVKADNSDPKALTSVIQNTIAALGPIDILVNNAGIYIGKEFESHTLEDYEEIMGINVRAVYVASLAVAAQMPNKGRIISIGSNMAENSLSPQTTLYTMSKAALAGFTRGLARDLGAKGITVNLVQPGPIHTEMNPSDTDLADFLRSRMALSEYGTGDDIAGLVAYLASEEGKYITGTAITIDGGLNA, via the coding sequence ATGAGACGTTTAGAAAATAAGTTAGCATTTATCACTGGTGGCGGCCGTGGAATGGGGGCAGATATCAGCAGAAGACTTGCCGAAGAAGGCGCACGCGTAGTCTTAACCTATTCAAAATCTAAGGAAAAAGCGGAAGCGGTAGCGGCAGAAATTAATGCAAAAGGTGGCGATGCAAGCGCTGTTAAAGCAGACAATAGTGATCCAAAAGCGTTAACCAGCGTGATCCAAAACACCATCGCAGCATTAGGGCCGATTGATATCCTGGTAAACAACGCAGGAATCTACATCGGTAAAGAATTTGAATCACATACGCTGGAAGATTATGAAGAAATTATGGGCATTAATGTTCGTGCAGTTTATGTAGCATCACTTGCTGTAGCGGCTCAAATGCCAAACAAGGGTCGGATCATTTCCATTGGCAGCAATATGGCCGAAAATTCACTTAGTCCTCAAACTACTTTATATACGATGAGTAAAGCCGCACTGGCTGGTTTTACCCGGGGATTAGCCAGAGACCTGGGTGCGAAAGGCATTACAGTCAACCTTGTTCAACCAGGTCCAATTCATACCGAAATGAATCCTTCAGATACAGATCTGGCTGATTTCCTGAGGAGCCGTATGGCGCTTTCTGAATACGGAACCGGAGACGATATTGCCGGCCTGGTTGCCTACCTGGCCAGTGAAGAAGGAAAGTACATCACAGGTACTGCCATCACTATTGATGGTGGCCTAAACGCTTAG
- a CDS encoding isochorismate lyase, translating to MSTKAIESHRKQPKECEQLLDIRQEIDLIDQQIISMIGKRYQYIKSAAKFKTDEAVVKAPERFASMLLERRRWAEMEDLNPDVIEKMYRDLVHYFINEELNHWKEQA from the coding sequence ATGTCCACGAAAGCAATTGAAAGCCATAGAAAACAGCCTAAAGAATGTGAACAACTGCTGGATATCCGACAGGAAATAGACCTGATAGATCAGCAAATCATCAGCATGATTGGCAAACGATATCAATATATAAAATCTGCTGCTAAATTCAAGACAGATGAAGCAGTAGTTAAAGCACCGGAAAGATTTGCTTCCATGCTTTTAGAAAGAAGGCGCTGGGCAGAAATGGAGGATCTTAATCCGGATGTAATCGAAAAGATGTACAGGGATCTTGTTCATTACTTTATTAATGAAGAACTCAATCATTGGAAGGAACAGGCTTAA
- a CDS encoding SusC/RagA family TonB-linked outer membrane protein yields MKYNFTKFFSMYSCWLLLLFCIGGSTSLKAQTTSQRLTGMVIDSADKAPIPNASVVIKGTKQGTQTDNAGRFTLDVSGEGATLVFSYVSYKPREMYVQKGKPVTVRMISAQDRLEEVAIVAYGTQKKSSMVASITTVDPKELKGPTSNLTTMLAGRIAGMVAYQRSGEPGMDNASFFIRGVGSFGAGKKDPLILIDGMESTGTDLARLQPDDISGFSVLKDAAASSLYGARGANGVVLVTTKLGEIGAAKFNVRFENSVSSNTRNFKFADNITYMNLANEAVLTRDPKKSLPYLPNKIDHTAAGDDPLLYPNNNWIDQLIKDYTINQRFNMNVSGGGNTARYYVAGTYNVDNGILRTDKTNNIDNNIKIKNYAVRSNVNLKLTPTTEAIIRTSAQFDDYTGPIGGRDEWGNLINGGAAVFQTALWSNPVMFPAVYPASYSPYAKHPLFGNNFIGDSQNLYINPYARMVSGYQQYNTSTVNVQLELKQDLKDITEGLSTRLMAYTQRYSYFDVARSFKPFFYNLSVIPGTTERVLNPLNPLDGTEFLSYNAGNRIQNTTTYGELALNYTRTFQEKHAVSGMLIGILRNYLTANGSDLQASLPSRNLGLSGRLTYAYDNRYLFESNFGYNGSERFAPNHRFGFFPSVGVGWNVSEEKFFAPLKNVVTRLKLRGTYGLVGNDQIGRSEDRFFYLSNVDPNSPSRGYTWGDKWDYYKYGYYISRYENYDITWEKATTTDLGFDLNFKNGFSVVFDYYKSIRSNILMGRTNLPNTMGFNTTVQANLGKAKNEGFDLALDYSKTFGSNWWIQARGNFTYARNEVLVNEEPDYPEGLKHLSRKGFPFEQKYGLIAERLFVDDIEARNSPTQNFGGLIPTMGGDIKYRDINGDGQITDKDKVPIGLPTDPEIIYGFGFSLGYKGFDVSTFFQGSARSSFFIDPGNITPFALNGSFQNGLLKAIADDHWSEDNRNLHALWPRLTDGFNNNNSQFSTWWLRDGSFLRLKSVEIGYNVPKKTLTRYGLSNFRIYVNGSNLAVFSPFKLWDPEMGSKGLGYPVQAVYNIGLNVGF; encoded by the coding sequence ATGAAATATAACTTTACCAAATTCTTCTCCATGTACAGCTGTTGGCTATTGCTGCTGTTTTGCATTGGAGGCAGCACTTCGCTGAAGGCTCAAACTACAAGTCAGCGGCTAACGGGGATGGTGATAGACAGTGCCGACAAAGCACCTATTCCAAATGCTTCTGTAGTCATCAAGGGGACCAAACAGGGAACTCAGACAGACAATGCCGGAAGATTTACCCTCGATGTTTCGGGAGAAGGAGCAACATTGGTGTTCTCTTATGTGAGTTACAAGCCCAGGGAGATGTACGTTCAGAAAGGCAAGCCCGTAACTGTACGGATGATTTCTGCACAGGATCGCCTGGAAGAAGTGGCTATTGTGGCTTATGGCACGCAAAAGAAAAGCAGTATGGTCGCTTCCATCACCACTGTTGATCCCAAAGAATTAAAAGGACCCACTTCAAATTTAACCACCATGCTGGCAGGGCGTATCGCCGGAATGGTCGCTTATCAAAGAAGTGGCGAGCCAGGAATGGATAATGCCTCTTTCTTTATTAGAGGAGTAGGAAGTTTCGGTGCCGGAAAAAAAGACCCTTTGATCCTGATTGATGGAATGGAATCCACTGGAACAGACCTCGCCAGACTGCAGCCTGATGATATTTCGGGATTTTCTGTACTTAAAGATGCTGCAGCCTCTTCCCTATATGGTGCAAGGGGAGCAAATGGAGTGGTATTGGTCACCACCAAACTCGGTGAAATTGGCGCGGCAAAGTTTAATGTCAGGTTTGAAAATTCAGTTTCTTCCAATACCAGAAACTTCAAATTTGCAGACAATATCACTTATATGAACCTGGCAAATGAAGCGGTTTTAACAAGAGACCCTAAAAAAAGCCTGCCTTACCTGCCTAACAAAATTGACCATACGGCGGCAGGAGACGATCCATTGCTTTACCCAAACAACAATTGGATAGATCAGCTGATTAAAGATTATACGATCAACCAACGTTTCAATATGAACGTAAGCGGGGGAGGAAATACTGCACGTTATTATGTTGCAGGAACTTACAATGTAGACAATGGTATTTTAAGAACGGATAAGACCAATAATATCGACAACAATATTAAAATCAAAAACTACGCGGTGCGCTCTAATGTGAACTTAAAGCTCACACCAACTACAGAAGCAATCATCAGAACCTCCGCCCAGTTTGATGATTATACGGGTCCGATTGGTGGCCGGGATGAATGGGGTAACCTGATCAATGGTGGTGCTGCGGTATTTCAAACCGCACTTTGGTCTAACCCGGTGATGTTCCCCGCCGTATACCCGGCGTCCTATTCGCCTTATGCGAAACACCCGCTCTTCGGAAATAATTTTATAGGTGACTCACAAAACCTCTACATCAATCCTTATGCAAGAATGGTGTCCGGATACCAGCAGTACAATACCTCAACCGTAAATGTTCAGCTGGAGTTAAAACAGGACCTTAAAGACATTACAGAGGGTTTGTCTACCCGCTTAATGGCCTACACGCAGCGTTATTCTTACTTTGATGTAGCCCGTAGCTTTAAGCCTTTTTTCTATAATTTAAGCGTTATTCCCGGAACCACAGAGCGCGTACTGAATCCTTTAAATCCATTGGATGGAACGGAATTCTTAAGCTACAATGCAGGAAACAGAATTCAGAATACTACCACCTATGGGGAACTTGCCTTGAACTATACTAGAACATTCCAGGAAAAACATGCCGTTTCAGGAATGCTCATCGGGATCTTGAGAAATTATCTGACCGCTAATGGAAGCGATCTGCAAGCCTCTCTGCCCTCAAGAAATTTAGGCCTTTCCGGAAGACTGACGTATGCTTATGATAACCGCTATCTTTTCGAAAGTAACTTTGGATACAACGGTTCTGAGCGTTTTGCACCGAACCACCGCTTTGGATTTTTCCCTTCAGTAGGGGTAGGATGGAATGTTTCTGAGGAGAAATTCTTTGCACCACTGAAAAATGTGGTCACAAGGCTTAAACTTAGAGGTACTTATGGATTGGTTGGAAATGACCAGATCGGAAGATCTGAGGACAGGTTTTTTTACCTTTCCAATGTAGATCCTAATAGTCCTTCAAGAGGTTATACCTGGGGTGATAAATGGGATTATTATAAGTATGGTTATTACATCAGCAGATATGAAAATTACGACATCACCTGGGAAAAAGCCACGACTACAGATCTGGGCTTTGACCTGAACTTCAAAAATGGATTCTCCGTGGTATTTGATTATTACAAATCAATCCGCAGTAATATTTTAATGGGCCGGACTAACCTTCCCAACACCATGGGATTTAATACCACGGTGCAGGCCAATTTAGGGAAAGCAAAAAATGAAGGTTTTGACCTTGCTTTAGACTATAGTAAAACATTTGGTTCCAATTGGTGGATCCAGGCACGTGGTAACTTTACTTATGCCAGGAATGAAGTCCTGGTGAACGAAGAACCTGATTATCCTGAGGGCTTAAAACATCTATCCAGAAAAGGTTTCCCTTTTGAACAAAAATATGGCTTGATCGCCGAACGTCTGTTTGTAGATGATATTGAGGCAAGAAACTCACCAACACAGAATTTTGGCGGATTGATTCCTACCATGGGTGGGGACATCAAATACCGCGATATCAATGGAGACGGTCAGATCACAGATAAGGACAAAGTGCCCATCGGATTACCTACTGATCCTGAGATTATCTATGGCTTTGGCTTCTCTTTAGGATATAAAGGGTTTGATGTGAGTACTTTCTTCCAGGGATCAGCACGCTCTTCTTTCTTTATCGACCCAGGAAATATTACCCCCTTTGCACTGAATGGCTCTTTCCAAAATGGATTACTGAAGGCAATTGCCGATGACCACTGGTCGGAAGATAACCGGAATCTACATGCACTATGGCCAAGACTTACCGATGGTTTTAATAACAACAATAGTCAGTTTTCTACCTGGTGGCTGCGTGATGGGAGCTTCCTGCGATTAAAATCCGTTGAAATTGGTTACAACGTGCCGAAAAAGACACTGACTCGTTATGGGTTATCCAATTTTAGAATATATGTAAATGGCTCTAATTTGGCCGTGTTCAGTCCCTTTAAATTATGGGATCCTGAAATGGGCTCCAAAGGTCTGGGATATCCTGTTCAGGCAGTATATAATATAGGACTGAATGTTGGATTTTAA
- a CDS encoding RagB/SusD family nutrient uptake outer membrane protein, whose translation MKTKRYILPVLVLLFSLNACKKSFLDVVPDNVPTLENAFTMRNEAIKYLATCYSYLPNDGEPTQNIAYMGGDEFWLEFPSRSINATNWAMARGNQSVVSPLVNYWDWGMFNAIRDCNIFLENVSDLSKVRDMSPDERNRWLGEVEFLKAYYHFLLLRHYGPIPVIDVNLPVSAPIEQTKIKRQPVDSAVNYIVQLLDKAAAKLPNNVMVPATDLGHITKPIAMSIKAKVLLYAASPLFNGNKDYASFRNHDGQQLFSLTASTEKWKRAANAAKEAIVAAESAGIKLYTFPGTTTPLSSTTMREMSIRNAVTEKWNSEIIWANPSSRTWQLQYSSMAHIDPAFSGNNSVNGTLAPPMKIVEQFYTKNGVPIDEDKTLDFSNKSQLRSATNSERYYIVENYQTARINFDREPRFYADLGFDGGKWFMENNRTDDNAFSAQLKLGQYGSGVAITITTYYPKKLVNWKFAFKEGNSNHIEEYPFPMIRLADLYLMYAEALNEAEGPSSEVYTYLDKVRERAGLEGVVNSWSKYTLNPNKPNTQLGLQEIIRRERNIELSFEGARFWDLRRWKLAAQELNKNITGWDRDQDKDHPELFYRLTNIYTQRFIAPRDYLWPIQENNLLVNPNLVQNPGW comes from the coding sequence ATGAAAACAAAAAGATATATCCTACCGGTTTTAGTGCTTCTGTTTAGCCTGAATGCCTGTAAAAAAAGCTTCCTTGATGTAGTGCCAGATAATGTGCCTACACTGGAAAATGCTTTTACCATGCGTAATGAAGCCATTAAATACCTGGCTACCTGTTATTCTTACCTGCCAAACGATGGCGAACCCACCCAAAATATTGCCTATATGGGCGGAGATGAATTTTGGCTGGAATTCCCTTCCAGAAGTATCAACGCCACCAATTGGGCCATGGCCAGAGGAAATCAAAGTGTAGTCAGCCCCCTGGTAAATTATTGGGATTGGGGAATGTTCAACGCCATCCGCGACTGTAATATTTTTCTTGAAAATGTAAGTGACCTGAGTAAAGTACGCGACATGAGCCCGGATGAGCGGAACCGATGGCTCGGCGAAGTTGAATTTCTGAAGGCCTATTACCACTTCTTACTTTTAAGACACTATGGACCAATTCCTGTAATTGATGTGAACCTTCCCGTAAGTGCTCCGATTGAGCAAACCAAAATTAAACGTCAGCCGGTGGATTCTGCAGTGAATTATATTGTGCAGTTGTTGGATAAGGCCGCCGCGAAATTACCAAACAATGTGATGGTTCCAGCTACCGATCTAGGGCATATTACAAAGCCAATTGCAATGAGTATTAAAGCTAAAGTATTGCTGTATGCTGCAAGTCCGCTGTTTAATGGAAATAAAGATTATGCGAGTTTTAGAAATCATGATGGTCAGCAGCTGTTTAGTCTGACTGCCAGCACTGAGAAATGGAAACGGGCGGCCAATGCAGCTAAAGAGGCGATCGTAGCTGCTGAATCTGCCGGAATTAAACTGTATACCTTTCCTGGTACAACCACGCCGCTATCCAGTACTACGATGAGGGAAATGAGCATTAGAAATGCAGTTACCGAGAAATGGAATTCTGAAATCATTTGGGCAAATCCTAGTTCCAGGACCTGGCAACTGCAATATTCGTCTATGGCACATATTGATCCAGCTTTCTCTGGCAATAACAGTGTAAACGGAACCTTAGCGCCGCCAATGAAAATTGTAGAGCAGTTTTATACTAAAAACGGCGTTCCAATTGATGAAGATAAAACACTTGATTTCTCAAATAAATCGCAATTGCGCAGTGCAACAAATAGCGAACGCTATTACATCGTTGAAAATTATCAGACTGCCAGGATCAACTTCGACAGGGAGCCTAGATTTTATGCAGACTTAGGTTTTGATGGTGGCAAGTGGTTCATGGAAAATAACAGGACGGATGACAACGCTTTCTCTGCCCAGCTTAAACTCGGGCAATATGGCAGCGGGGTAGCGATCACCATCACCACTTATTATCCTAAAAAACTGGTCAACTGGAAATTTGCCTTTAAAGAAGGGAATAGTAACCACATTGAAGAGTATCCTTTTCCAATGATCAGACTGGCAGACCTATATTTAATGTATGCCGAAGCACTGAATGAAGCAGAGGGGCCTTCGTCTGAGGTATACACCTACCTGGATAAAGTAAGGGAACGTGCCGGACTGGAAGGGGTGGTCAATTCCTGGAGCAAATACACGCTGAATCCAAATAAACCAAATACCCAGTTGGGCTTACAGGAGATCATTCGCAGGGAACGTAATATTGAGCTTTCCTTTGAAGGCGCCAGGTTTTGGGACCTTCGCCGATGGAAACTGGCCGCGCAGGAGCTGAATAAAAACATCACCGGCTGGGATAGAGATCAGGATAAAGATCATCCAGAATTATTCTACAGGTTAACGAATATTTATACCCAACGCTTTATAGCACCAAGAGACTATTTATGGCCGATCCAGGAGAACAATTTATTGGTTAATCCGAACCTTGTTCAGAACCCAGGATGGTAA